From the genome of Vicia villosa cultivar HV-30 ecotype Madison, WI linkage group LG2, Vvil1.0, whole genome shotgun sequence, one region includes:
- the LOC131653719 gene encoding probable terpene synthase 11 isoform X2: MKMIDSIQGLGISHHLEDEIYMQLERICDWDASTNLFAASLQFRLLRHNGWPTCSDIFRNFLDKSGNFKESLTKDISGMLSLYEASYLGTQDEEILKQALKFSRTRLSELISHTSPEISSRHIVRSLTLPRHLRMARLEARNYMEEYSHASNQIPDLLELAKLDSDMIQSLHQRELAEICRWWKELGLIDKLSFARDRPTECFLWTVGIFPEPCYTNCRIELTKTICILDVIDDIFDNYGTLDELILFTDAVKRWDLDSMEQLPEYMKICYMALYNTTNEISYRILKEHGLNVVSYLKRPWMDMFDAYLEEAKWFNSGYVPSFRTYLDNGAISVGSCMAMVHATFLIGDGLSKETISMMNPYPRLFTCSGEILRLWDDLGTSTEEQERGDNASSIQCLMGENNIRDENEGRKHIRLFIGNLWRELNGLAMTKTLPLSVVKASFNMARTAQVIYQHGDDKSTFSVDDYVQSLIFTSLPTSH, encoded by the exons ATGAAGATGATTGACTCAATACAAGGGCTGGGAATTAGCCACCATTTGGAAGATGAGATCTATATGCAACTTGAGAGGATATGTGATTGGGATGCTTCTACAAACCTCTTTGCAGCATCGCTTCAATTTCGCTTACTTAGGCACAATGGTTGGCCTACATGTTCTG ACATATTTAGGAACTTTTTGGACAAAAGTGGCAATTTCAAAGAGTCACTCACCAAAGACATTTCTGGTATGTTGAGCCTATATGAGGCATCATATTTAGGGACTCAAGATGAAGAAATATTAAAGCAAGCACTGAAATTTTCAAGGACTCGTTTAAGCGAGTTAATCTCACACACGAGTCCTGAAATCAGTTCTAGGCACATTGTTAGATCCTTAACACTTCCAAGGCATCTAAGgatggcaaggttagaagctagaAACTACATGGAAGAATATAGCCATGCAAGTAACCAAATACCAGATCTTTTGGAATTGGCAAAGTTGGACTCTGACATGATTCAGTCACTACATCAAAGAGAATTAGCAGAAATATGCAG GTGGTGGAAAGAGTTGGGACTTATAGACAAACTAAGTTTTGCAAGAGATAGACCAACAGAGTGCTTCTTATGGACAGTGGGAATTTTTCCAGAACCATGTTATACAAATTGTCGTATCGAACTCACAAAAACCATATGCATTTTAGATGTTATTGATGACATCTTTGACAATTATGGAACATTAGATGAACTTATTCTTTTCACAGATGCAGTCAAAAG atGGGACCTTGATTCAATGGAGCAACTTCCTGAGTATATGAAGATATGCTATATGGCATTATATAACACCACAAATGAAATTTCGTATAGAATTTTGAAAGAACATGGACTAAATGTTGTTTCTTACTTAAAAAGACCA TGGATGGACATGTTTGACGCATATTTGGAAGAAGCGAAATGGTTCAATAGTGGATATGTGCCAAGTTTTAGGACATATTTGGATAATGGAGCAATTTCGGTTGGTTCGTGTATGGCTATGGTGCATGCTACTTTCCTCATCGGTGATGGTCTATCCAAGGAAACCATTTCCATGATGAACCCATATCCTAGACTCTTCACTTGCTCCGGAGAAATTCTTCGATTATGGGATGACTTAGGAACTTCAACG GAGGAACAAGAAAGAGGGGACAATGCTAGCAGCATACAATGCTTGATGGGagagaataatattagagatgaAAATGAAGGAAGGAAACACATAAGGCTGTTCATAGGGAACTTGTGGCGAGAACTCAACGGCCTTGCCATGACTAAAACGTTGCCCTTATCTGTTGTTAAAGCTTCTTTTAACATGGCTAGAACTGCTCAAGTTATTTATCAACATGGAGATGATAAAAGCACTTTTAGTGTTGATGATTATGTGCAATCGTTGATCTTCACATCATTACCTACTAGTCATTAA
- the LOC131653719 gene encoding probable terpene synthase 11 isoform X1, with protein MAVTTQLRVSYLTNSLARRNSPTFANHSRISSLQNPNPKITLSKLSTKSVAFNDKLPALQKNDKTTSLEQVKRRSREALLNSSDPIETMKMIDSIQGLGISHHLEDEIYMQLERICDWDASTNLFAASLQFRLLRHNGWPTCSDIFRNFLDKSGNFKESLTKDISGMLSLYEASYLGTQDEEILKQALKFSRTRLSELISHTSPEISSRHIVRSLTLPRHLRMARLEARNYMEEYSHASNQIPDLLELAKLDSDMIQSLHQRELAEICRWWKELGLIDKLSFARDRPTECFLWTVGIFPEPCYTNCRIELTKTICILDVIDDIFDNYGTLDELILFTDAVKRWDLDSMEQLPEYMKICYMALYNTTNEISYRILKEHGLNVVSYLKRPWMDMFDAYLEEAKWFNSGYVPSFRTYLDNGAISVGSCMAMVHATFLIGDGLSKETISMMNPYPRLFTCSGEILRLWDDLGTSTEEQERGDNASSIQCLMGENNIRDENEGRKHIRLFIGNLWRELNGLAMTKTLPLSVVKASFNMARTAQVIYQHGDDKSTFSVDDYVQSLIFTSLPTSH; from the exons ATGGCTGTTACTACTCAACTTAGAGTTTCATATCTCACAAACTCACTTGCTCGTCGCAATTCTCCGACATTCGCTAATCATTCACGGATCTCATCGCTTCAAAATCCGAATCCAAAGATTACGCTTAGTAAATTATCGACTAAGTCCGTTGCTTTTAATGATAAG TTGCCAGCTTTACAGAAAAATGACAAGACCACAAGTTTGGAGCAAGTCAAAAGAAGAAGCCGGGAAGCATTGTTAAACTCGAGTGATCCTATTGAAACAATGAAGATGATTGACTCAATACAAGGGCTGGGAATTAGCCACCATTTGGAAGATGAGATCTATATGCAACTTGAGAGGATATGTGATTGGGATGCTTCTACAAACCTCTTTGCAGCATCGCTTCAATTTCGCTTACTTAGGCACAATGGTTGGCCTACATGTTCTG ACATATTTAGGAACTTTTTGGACAAAAGTGGCAATTTCAAAGAGTCACTCACCAAAGACATTTCTGGTATGTTGAGCCTATATGAGGCATCATATTTAGGGACTCAAGATGAAGAAATATTAAAGCAAGCACTGAAATTTTCAAGGACTCGTTTAAGCGAGTTAATCTCACACACGAGTCCTGAAATCAGTTCTAGGCACATTGTTAGATCCTTAACACTTCCAAGGCATCTAAGgatggcaaggttagaagctagaAACTACATGGAAGAATATAGCCATGCAAGTAACCAAATACCAGATCTTTTGGAATTGGCAAAGTTGGACTCTGACATGATTCAGTCACTACATCAAAGAGAATTAGCAGAAATATGCAG GTGGTGGAAAGAGTTGGGACTTATAGACAAACTAAGTTTTGCAAGAGATAGACCAACAGAGTGCTTCTTATGGACAGTGGGAATTTTTCCAGAACCATGTTATACAAATTGTCGTATCGAACTCACAAAAACCATATGCATTTTAGATGTTATTGATGACATCTTTGACAATTATGGAACATTAGATGAACTTATTCTTTTCACAGATGCAGTCAAAAG atGGGACCTTGATTCAATGGAGCAACTTCCTGAGTATATGAAGATATGCTATATGGCATTATATAACACCACAAATGAAATTTCGTATAGAATTTTGAAAGAACATGGACTAAATGTTGTTTCTTACTTAAAAAGACCA TGGATGGACATGTTTGACGCATATTTGGAAGAAGCGAAATGGTTCAATAGTGGATATGTGCCAAGTTTTAGGACATATTTGGATAATGGAGCAATTTCGGTTGGTTCGTGTATGGCTATGGTGCATGCTACTTTCCTCATCGGTGATGGTCTATCCAAGGAAACCATTTCCATGATGAACCCATATCCTAGACTCTTCACTTGCTCCGGAGAAATTCTTCGATTATGGGATGACTTAGGAACTTCAACG GAGGAACAAGAAAGAGGGGACAATGCTAGCAGCATACAATGCTTGATGGGagagaataatattagagatgaAAATGAAGGAAGGAAACACATAAGGCTGTTCATAGGGAACTTGTGGCGAGAACTCAACGGCCTTGCCATGACTAAAACGTTGCCCTTATCTGTTGTTAAAGCTTCTTTTAACATGGCTAGAACTGCTCAAGTTATTTATCAACATGGAGATGATAAAAGCACTTTTAGTGTTGATGATTATGTGCAATCGTTGATCTTCACATCATTACCTACTAGTCATTAA